The following are encoded in a window of Acinonyx jubatus isolate Ajub_Pintada_27869175 chromosome D4, VMU_Ajub_asm_v1.0, whole genome shotgun sequence genomic DNA:
- the LOC128312017 gene encoding interferon beta-like translates to MTSRSLPSWALMLLLSSTACSLDCHFQRRGIWEIVQHLENLGGKFPLRCLKDRSNFRFLQVAKIDQLPEETAFLAIGEMLRQVFNTFSLNVSQSLWNESRLERLLSGLYQQTEKTGVCLEQDSGQEDHSSSQREGTRLAIKNYFQGIRDYLQGQKYSHCAWEVIRVEIRRCFLFIEQLTRRHRDQEIGHLHN, encoded by the coding sequence ATGACCAGCCGGAGCTTGCCGAGCTGGGCTTTGATGCTACTTCTTTCCAGTACTGCCTGCTCTCTGGACTGTCACTTTCAACGGAGGGGCATCTGGGAGATTGTACAACATTTAGAGAACCTTGGAGGAAAATTTCCCCTGAGATGTTTGAAGGACAGAAGCAACTTCAGATTCCTCCAGGTTGCAAAAATCGACCAGCTTCCGGAGGAAACTGCTTTCCTGGCCATTGGAGAAATGCTGCGACAGGTCTTCAACACTTTCAGCCTGAATGTCTCCCAATCGTTGTGGAATGAAAGCCGTTTAGAGAGACTCCTAAGTGGACTGTATCAGCAAACGGAGAAGACAGGGGTATGCCTGGAGCAGGACTCTGGGCAGGAGGATCATTCATCCTCGCAAAGGGAGGGTACCAGACTTGCAATAAAGAATTATTTCCAAGGCATCCGTGACTATTTGCAAGGCCAAAAGTATAGCCACTGTGCCTGGGAGGTCATCCGTGTGGAAATCCGAAGGTGTTTTCTCTTCATTGAACAGCTGACAAGAAGACATCGGGACCAAGAAATAGGTCACTTACATAACTAA